The Pediococcus inopinatus region ACGGCGATGAAGAGCAAGACGCTAAAAATCCACATTACAAAGACCAACATATCTGTTAATAAATCAAAACTTCCGAGCAACATCATCAACGCAGCAATCACAAACTGTAAAGTGCCCGCTCCATAAGGGGCACCGGAATGGCGGCCTACTTTGCGAATGAACTTGCTAAAAGGGAGGGTTTGCTCCTCAGCCATAGCGAGCGGAACGCGCATACCAGTCATGGTATAGCCATTAATCGCCCCATACACGGAAATCAGAATGCCAATCGTCACGAGTTTTCCGCCCAGAGCGCCAAACAAGTGAATTGCCGACTCAGAAGCGGCGTTTAAATTCCCGGCAATATCTGTGATCGGTAAAGTTTTCAAGAAAACCAAATTAATTAGCGTATAGATGACAGTAATTAGTGCCAAACCCCAGCCAATCGCGCGAGGCAAATCTTTTTTAGGATTTTTCATTTCGCCGGCAATTGCCCCCACGCCCAGCCAGCCATCATAAGCAAACATGGCTGCTAACAAGCCGCTGCTAAAGGCGCCGGCCAAACCGGTATGTGAGGAGAGATGGGTTGGGATGAAATGAAGGGCCACATTTCCAGGTGTGAATAAACCAACGACCACGATCACAATAATGGGAATAAGTTTGATGATTAGTGTCCCGGATTGCAAACGGCTTGCGGCTTTAGCTCCCAGAAAGTTAATTAGAGTAATCGACAATCCAGAAATTAAAGCGATGGGCAAACTGATCTGCGAGTTTAAATGGAAGAGATCTACAACTTGAGTGCCAAATACGATCGACAAGGCCGCAATGTTAGCGGGAAAATAGATGAGACTTTGCGCCCAGCCGAACAGATAGGCAGGTAGTTTTCCATAGGTATATTCTAAGTATTTAACGGCGCCTCCAGTTAAGGGGATGGCAGCGGCCAATTCTGCACTGGTTAAGCCAGCACAGATGGTCAACAAGCCACCGAGAACCCAAACTAGTAGGGTCAAACCGGCCGATTGCGTGGATTCCACGACACTCGCTACTTTGAAGAAGACCCCGCCACCAATGACGGTTCCCATGACGGTCGCTAGGGCCGCAAAGGTACCAACTTCTTTTTTTAAGCCATCGTTTTCTTGTTGCATGGGCATGTTCTCCTCTGTTTTTCAGTAATCGTATTATTATAGCAGAAACGCCGGGGGATATAAATGTCTGAAACTCAAGCAAAATGGTTTTGGTGTACAATAGACAGAAAAGTAGCGGTGAGGGATGAATTGATTTGGCCCGAGAAGATATCAAACCGATTTATAGCAACA contains the following coding sequences:
- a CDS encoding APC family permease — translated: MQQENDGLKKEVGTFAALATVMGTVIGGGVFFKVASVVESTQSAGLTLLVWVLGGLLTICAGLTSAELAAAIPLTGGAVKYLEYTYGKLPAYLFGWAQSLIYFPANIAALSIVFGTQVVDLFHLNSQISLPIALISGLSITLINFLGAKAASRLQSGTLIIKLIPIIVIVVVGLFTPGNVALHFIPTHLSSHTGLAGAFSSGLLAAMFAYDGWLGVGAIAGEMKNPKKDLPRAIGWGLALITVIYTLINLVFLKTLPITDIAGNLNAASESAIHLFGALGGKLVTIGILISVYGAINGYTMTGMRVPLAMAEEQTLPFSKFIRKVGRHSGAPYGAGTLQFVIAALMMLLGSFDLLTDMLVFVMWIFSVLLFIAVFILRKREPDLERPYRVPGYPVIPAIAILGGIFILVTTVVTQVWLAVIGILITLLGIPVYYLTTRYYRLK